A window of the Enoplosus armatus isolate fEnoArm2 chromosome 5, fEnoArm2.hap1, whole genome shotgun sequence genome harbors these coding sequences:
- the LOC139285802 gene encoding cobalamin binding intrinsic factor-like → MKAPALLSAALLLLMLLLPGFPDACSAQTPIGVLVANSVTNPPNQTYSTYVVYRGILLGGLRRLQDSNTGFKFTYTEDPNYGPYLQSVNGLAGSIEKRTYWELLVKTTNDTITRPNVGIGCYIPSANEQIILNYNKY, encoded by the exons ATGAAGGcgcctgctctcctctctgcggccctgctgctgctgatgctgctgcttcctggGTTTCCAGATGCAT GCTCTGCTCAAACTCCCATTGGAGTCCTGGTGGCAAACTCTGTAACGAACCCTCCCAATCAGACTTACAGCACTTATGTGGTTTACAGAGGAATCTTACTGGGTGGACTAAGGAGACTGCAGGACTCCAACACAGGCTTTAA GTTCACCTACACAGAGGATCCAAACTACGGGCCGTACCTGCAGAGTGTGAACGGTCTGGCTGGAAGCATTGAGAAACGTACCTACTGGGAGCTGCTGGTCAAGACAACAAACGACACAATCACGAGACCTAATGTTG GTATTGGCTGTTACATTCCGAGTGCAAACGAGCAAATCATCCTGAACTATAACAAGTACTGA
- the LOC139285862 gene encoding cobalamin binding intrinsic factor-like: MMVPALLSTALLLLLLPGTLTQNDEPVPIDVVVKNSLLGTAPLTFSTHVVKKGILLGALKRLMDANANFKFTYTEDPNYGPYLVSVNGLAGNDKDHTYWELLVRTPEGEKRPDIGIGCYIPSANEQIILNFAKW, from the exons ATGATGGTGCCTGCTCTGCTCTCCACagcactactgctgctgctgcttcctgggACTCTGACTCAAA ATGATGAACCCGTTCCCATTGACGTAGTCGTGAAGAACAGCTTACTTGGCACCGCTCCCTTGACCTTCAGCACTCATGTGGTTAAAAAAGGGATCCTACTGGGTGCACTGAAGAGACTCATGGACGCCAATGCAAACTTTAA GTTCACCTACACAGAGGACCCAAACTATGGCCCATACCTGGTGAGCGTGAACGGTCTGGCTGGAAATGATAAAGACCATACTTATTGGGAGCTGCTGGTCAGGACTCCAGAGGGTGAAAAAAGACCTGATATTG GCATTGGCTGTTACATTCCCAGTGCAAACGAGCAAATCATTCTGAATTTTGCAAAGTGGTGA